The following nucleotide sequence is from Phocoena phocoena chromosome 17, mPhoPho1.1, whole genome shotgun sequence.
TGGTTCTTGGTTTTCATCTGTTTCCTACTAACACTACACCTGAGCTCCAACTCCAGCCTGGCTGACTGGGGCCGTGATCCTCTGCCCTGGTTCCGCCTACCTCCCCAGCAGAGATGCTCCCATATTTGTGCATGCTTCTCTCAGCCTAGATGGCCTTCCATCACCCTCAATTCTGGCTCTCACCGGATGCTACCTCCCAGAAGCTACCTCCAATAGAGCCTTCAGAGAATGACGTTTACCTGAATCCAAGTCAGGTGTATCTAAGCATTTTCATTTAGAAGAAACCAGACTCTCAAACTCTTGTCAAATTGGGAAACCTGTCCAGTCATTTTATGCATTGCCTCTATGCATGGGAGAGTGGATGAAAGCCCAGGTACCCACTTTAACTAAAAGGGAATTCAAAGCATTTGTACCTCAAAACGTATGTCACTTGGGACATTATCACCCAGAgcacaacattttagggtgagacAGCCTGTCAGGATATGGACCTCCCAGTAGATCGGGTGACCAGCACAGGTCATGGGAGGTCTTCTCAGGGATGATTTGAGGACTCAGAACATGATCTGCTTTCTTTGGAAAGTGTTTTCTCCTAATCTTGTGGAGGATTTCTTTTGCTAGCAGTTAAAGAGCCTGAAGCTTGTCAAGGCTTTATCCTGGAATTGCATTAGTTAGCACTGAGGGAAGAGGCAGGTCAACAAAActcagaaataatacagaaaagaaatagatgaagGTTCTTAACCAATGAGACGTGAGCCATGCTGGTAATGCTTCTACAAGCACCTACCACGGGAACCGACTGATTCCTGTTTGAACTCGTGGTGAAATTGGAATTCTTTTAGATGGGATTAGAGACAGAGAATGTCGGGTTTTTTAGACAATGCAAGCAAGATCGTAGTTGATTGTTCCCTGGGGTTTTGGCCTTCAGTGGATGAGTTGGCTCCAGTTAAGTGCCACACAGAGAATGGGAGCCGGGTAAGGGAACCAGGGAGTGGAGTCAGGGAGGACTGCCTGAGAAGGGCCCTCAGAGCAGAGCTCTGAATGAGTGAGGGGCCAGCACCACCAACACCTCCTCTCAGGACCTGTTTCTAGGAGCACCCAGGCGCTGAGGCAGGAAGGAATGTGTGGCAAACCTAAGGATGGCTCGGGGGGTGGGGAAGCACAGGGGCAGCAGTGTGAGGGGAGCCAGAGGGGATTTGGGTAGAGATGTGACGGGGGTTCACTGGCTGCTCTGTGGAGGATGGACCCAGGGGAGGgccggggtgagggtgggagcgAGTTTCATCCAGCTCAGAATCCAGGCTCCAAGTGATGGGAGGTACCTTCCATGAGGGTCACATGTGGCTCCCACAGCCTGTAACTCCAAAAGCACGTTGTCTGGTCCCAAATACAAGAAGTGGAGAAGGAGCAAGTAAAGGGCGGGGAAAACTCCAGTTTGGGGACCACGCGGCAGTCGTTGGTCCATGGTACACATGAGTCCTACTGGACGCAGGTGTGGAGATGCTGGCCCCTGGCAGAGGAATAAGAATTCcttggttgggacttccctggtggcgcagtgattaagaatctgcctgccaatgcaggggacacaggttcgagccctggtccgggaagatcccacatgccacagagcaacgaagcccatgcaccacaactactgagcccacattccaaaactactgaagcccacgcgcttagagcctgtgctccaccacaagagaagccacttcagtgagaagcccgtgcaccgcaacgaagagtagcccccgctcaccacaactagagaaagcccgcacgcagcaacaaagacccaacgcagccaaaaataaataaattaattaattaaagaaaaaaagaattcctcgGTTAGCAACTGAGTAAACGATGATGCCATCTACTGAGATGAGGAAAACTGGGAACAGTGAGGTTGTGGGGGGTGGGTTTCTGGGAAATAAGTGCTCTGTTTGGTCATGTCCAGCCTGAGACTCGTTAGATGTCCAGGTGGGATACGtgagcagggaagggaagggggccaTGTTCCCATGCCTCCCGCACCCCTTCCCTGCCCATCTGCCCCTTCATAACTCAGCACTCAAAGACCTCATGGCTGTGTTCCTCCCAAACATTCGTTTAATCTAATGTTCGTGGTCTTGTTTCTCTCCAGCCTCAGAAGGGTTGTTGGTgctcttctctttgttgcagagtttctgttccAGAACTGCAGTTACCAGCTTGGAAAAATACAGTGTTGTGTCTAAAGCAAGACCTTTCTGAAGAAGTGGAGTTACAAGGAAATTCGTAAGGCTGGAGAATTTTGCTGCTGGTCGTTCTCCTTGGCCCTTGCCGGCTTCCAgtggtccttcctctctcctggggACAAGAAGGATGGAAAAGCCCACAGGCAAAAATAAGAAGGCACAGACCCCAGAGGAAGAAGTACATGTTCAGAAGGACACTCCCAAGGAAGATAAAGCATCTAGGAAAAAGAAGCCAAACCAGAGACCCactttggccaaaaagcacagtAAGGAACCCAGCCTGAGTCGTGAGGACGAGGAACACATGTTTGAGGCCTTCAATGCTACATTTAAAGAGGACTTTGAGGGGGTTCCTGTGTTCACTCCCTTCCAGAGGAAGAAGCCCTAcgaatgcagtgaatgtgggcgTGTCTTTAAGCACAAGACGCATCACGTTCGCCACCAGAGAGTCCCTACTGGAGAGAAGCCCTTCCAGTGCGCCCAGCGCGGGAAGACATTCAGGCACAGCTCCGACGTGACCAAGCACTGGAGGGTTCACACCGGAGAAAAGCCCTTTAAATGCAGTGCGTGCGGCAAAGCCTTTAACTGTGGTTCAGAAGACCCACACCGGAGAGAAGCCGTACGAATGTAAGGAATGCGGGAAAACCTTTGCCTACAGCTCATGTCTTATTCGCCATCGGAAACGTCACCCACGGAAGAAGCACTGAGCGTGGGGAAGCCATCCAGACTCAGAGCTTTGTGCCCGCGAAAACTGTCCTGGCAGGCCTGCCTGGGGCTCCTCCTCCCCTGGCGTCTGATCGGGCTGGGGGTCCTGCCGTCACCAGGAAAACCGCCCCAGCCAGGTCAGCAAACACCGGTGTGGCCAGAGACCTTTCTGGTCTAGAGAATCTCCAGGGCAATACATCATGGTAACAAGGCAGCTCCTCGCAGCTGTGGCACCAGGGAGGCGAGTGTACAAACTGCTGTCCGGGGGACAGGCTTCAGACCCGAGCACAGTCAGCACCTCCCACTGCCACCTCCGCCTGTGACTCCCATGCTGGCTTCGGCCCTCCCACCGGCTCCTTTGAAGACTGTGCTGCAGACCTTTGGCCCACTGGGTCCCAAGTCCATCTCCGTGCAGCCTGGCAGGAGGCCTGTGGCCCTGAGCTGGATGGTAGCGCTTCCACAGTGAGCACTGGGGACCCCAGTGTCCCCCTGGCTGGCTGTGGTGGTAGTGCTGTGCTTTgtcctctgccttccctcctctctggaGAAACATTCCTTGAACTTGGCCCCTGCTCCCAGGAACTGGGCTCCCTGTGTGTCCTCCCACATCAGCCATCATCCCAGCTGAGCAGCCTTGACTTACCAGGTGGACCACTCAGGACACTAAATGCTACCACTGTGGGAGCTTCCTGCCCTGGCCACATGAGGCCCTGGGATGTTGACGGCAGCTTGGATGCAGCCTATACCTGCCATGCGGCCTTTCAGACACGAGACGGTGGGCCTGCCCCCCAGGGCCAGCTCTCCGTTCAGGTTAGTTCCACTTCTCTGTGCTTGGCCCCCAGGTTCCATCCTACCCCCTTCACATCCACATGCTGTGCCTGCCTTGGTTTCCCTCCAAGAGTGGTCTGGATGGGCCTCCATGTTCTCCCGGGCGAGGGTGTGGTTTGTCCCAGAATTTCAGCACAGTATAAGAGGGGCGAGGTGACTGTCATCCAGGAAGTAATAGGGCTTTTTATCAGGAAAATGTTGATACCTACATTTTCAGCTCTTTAGACCCAGAAAACTAATAATGGCCTTGATCTTGGGGGCTCCTCCATCAGGAGACAGGAGAGAGTGCTTCCAGTGGAAACATCCCTCCAGGTTAAGATTTTTACTCTTGTTCTTTCTAAAAGCTATGACGTTATAACAGCTCTACCTGAGCTGGCACCTCTGCTTCACAGCTCGGCAGGCCCTCCTCCTACCCCGACAGGCAGGCCCCAGGTGTGACCTGTGATCCTGCTTTCACAGTCCCGGAACTGGAGATGCGATGAGGCAAAGTTGTTCAAACAGGTGCCAGGGTCTGGCTCAGGGAAAACACACCTGTGATCCTGGGTGGGGAAAGGTTGCTATAAAGGAGGTCACTGGGACATTTGGCAAACGTTGGGTCTAGACTGTCcacaggggaggtgggggggcacATCAGTGTCAAAGCTCCCTGGTTTGATGGCCTGCAGCCATCCCAGACAACGTCCTTGTCATGAAAGATGCATGCTGAGGTCTTAAGGGCCACAGGGTCATAACATCTGCAGTTTGCTCTCAAAGGCTGAGCAAAGAAGCAATAACAACAATGCAGATTGGCAGGTTGACAAACATTTTCTGTTAAGGGACAGATAATCACTGTTCTTGGCTTTGTAGCCATAAGGTCTCAGCTCAGCCATGACATGCAATAGCAATCACGGCACAGAAACAGCCAATAAGGCTTTATTTACAGAAGCAGgcggtgggccagatttggccggTTCCAGATGAAGGGTATGTGACACGTTCCAGGGGTGTCTGCATCTGCTtcggtttggtttggtttttatttatgaTGGTTTATAATATACCATGATggatatattgttatatataaaatattgtataaatgtaccataaATTACAACACATCACATGTACTATAGAAAAATTATCGTTTTTTATGTTATTATGTTTCCACGTTAATACCAATGGGAAGCATTTTTTGTGGCTGCATAATGATCCATTAAATAAAAAGTTGACTTAACCTTCTCCTAACAAAGGCATGTAGGCTGTTTCCAGTTTAGGTCATTAAAAACAATGCAGTAAACATCTTCTCCACATTTAGGGCCAACAGGACGGGTTGCCAGAAATGAGCTGATGGGGAGATCATTCGCAAATTACCTTCCCCCAGGTTGTGCTGCATAAGTGCCCCAGCAGTGCACAGGTAGCAGGTGGGTTTTAATCTCCCCAATTTGATGGGAGAGAAGAAGCATTCTA
It contains:
- the ZFP41 gene encoding zinc finger protein 41 homolog; translated protein: MEKPTGKNKKAQTPEEEVHVQKDTPKEDKASRKKKPNQRPTLAKKHSKEPSLSREDEEHMFEAFNATFKEDFEGVPVFTPFQRKKPYECSECGRVFKHKTHHVRHQRVPTGEKPFQCAQRGKTFRHSSDVTKHWRVHTGEKPFKCSACGKAFNCGSEDPHRREAVRM